A single region of the Arthrobacter sp. V1I7 genome encodes:
- the mshA gene encoding D-inositol-3-phosphate glycosyltransferase has product MSLVRRVAFLSLHTSPMEQPGSGDAGGMNVYIRALAAALAETGVEVEIFTRSTAAGQSAVEHPSPGVCVHNVLAGPPRKLPKEELPGLLHSMVAEIDRIRQLQPHGRYDVIHSHYWVSGVAGLELARLWDVPLVHTMHTMAKVKNLLLESGEQPEPRRREDGEHRIVDGATRLIANTGTEAAELVSHYNADIDHIDVAPPGVDLTVFTPAFRSRARAHHGVPPGSFHLLFAGRIQRLKGPQILIKAAALLRARRPDIDLRLTIVGAVSGAKDFNLKTLISSAGMDDVVTHHPPVSAPKLAAWYRSADVVVMPSYSESFGLVALEAQACGTPVVATKVGGLSRAVFDGRTGLLVEGHKPGDWADVLEALYDDPATRQDMGRAAALHAQDFGWQRTAAITMESYHTALSQYFGNLTIPVGHKPAAGATSR; this is encoded by the coding sequence GTCGAGGTGGAGATCTTCACGAGGTCCACGGCCGCCGGACAGTCCGCCGTCGAGCATCCCTCCCCGGGCGTGTGCGTCCACAACGTCCTGGCCGGCCCGCCGCGGAAGCTGCCCAAGGAAGAGCTGCCCGGACTGCTGCACAGTATGGTGGCCGAGATCGACAGGATCCGCCAGCTCCAGCCGCACGGCCGCTACGACGTGATTCACTCACACTACTGGGTCTCCGGCGTGGCGGGGCTGGAGCTCGCCCGGCTGTGGGACGTGCCGCTGGTGCACACCATGCACACCATGGCCAAGGTCAAGAACCTGCTGCTGGAGTCCGGTGAGCAGCCGGAGCCGCGGCGGCGCGAGGACGGCGAACATCGGATCGTCGACGGCGCCACCCGGTTGATCGCCAACACCGGCACGGAGGCCGCGGAACTCGTCTCCCATTACAACGCGGACATCGACCACATCGACGTGGCCCCGCCGGGGGTGGACCTGACGGTGTTCACGCCGGCCTTCCGGAGCCGGGCCCGGGCGCACCATGGGGTGCCGCCGGGTAGCTTCCATCTGCTCTTTGCAGGCCGGATCCAGCGGCTCAAGGGACCCCAGATCCTGATCAAGGCTGCGGCCCTGCTCCGCGCCCGCCGCCCGGACATCGACCTGCGGCTGACCATCGTGGGCGCGGTCAGCGGGGCCAAGGACTTTAACCTGAAGACCCTGATCAGCTCGGCCGGGATGGACGACGTCGTCACCCACCATCCGCCGGTCAGCGCGCCGAAGCTCGCCGCCTGGTACCGTTCGGCCGACGTCGTGGTGATGCCTTCCTACAGCGAATCCTTCGGACTCGTGGCTCTCGAAGCCCAGGCCTGCGGGACCCCGGTGGTCGCGACCAAGGTCGGCGGGCTCTCCCGCGCGGTCTTCGACGGACGCACCGGACTGCTGGTGGAGGGCCATAAGCCCGGTGACTGGGCGGACGTCCTCGAGGCGCTGTACGACGACCCCGCCACCCGCCAGGATATGGGCCGGGCCGCGGCCTTGCACGCCCAGGACTTCGGGTGGCAGCGCACCGCTGCGATCACGATGGAGAGCTATCACACCGCGCTGAGCCAGTACTTTGGAAACCTGACCATCCCGGTGGGCCACAAGCCCGCTGCCGGGGCCACCAGCCGGTAA